A window of the Henckelia pumila isolate YLH828 chromosome 3, ASM3356847v2, whole genome shotgun sequence genome harbors these coding sequences:
- the LOC140890052 gene encoding calcium-binding protein CBP-like, translating into MTGNYRGLGEGQECKIDSNELREALISLGFSVSPTVLELLVSKFDKSGGKNKAIEYDNFIKCCLTVKGLTEKFKEKDTSCSGSSTFTYEAFMLTALPFLIT; encoded by the exons ATGACGGGAAATTATCGTGGACTGGGAGAG GGACAGGAGTGCAAGATCGACTCAAATGAATTGAGAGAAGCACTTATTAGTCTCGGATTCTCGGTGTCGCCCACAGTTCTGGAGTTACTGGTTTCAAAATTTGACAAAAGTGGTGGGAAAAACAAGGCCATTGAATATGACAATTTCATCAA GTGCTGTCTCACCGTTAAGGGACTGACTGAAAAATTCAAGGAGAAGGATACCTCGTGTTCTGGTTCATCCACTTTTACATACGAAGCCTTCATGTTAACTGCTTTGCCTTTCCTCATTACGTAG